The following are encoded in a window of Vigna unguiculata cultivar IT97K-499-35 chromosome 8, ASM411807v1, whole genome shotgun sequence genomic DNA:
- the LOC114194233 gene encoding uncharacterized protein LOC114194233 encodes MRKLFSHRVMLLALFLTPFTLISSTSAQEQETKPDPVTMNMGRTQRKLLGYVPEAKKAALQNLEDVLLEPPRAASGKSRVYLKRTKYLPDLMGDSLEGYPRRVFIDVGQKDAESGSDWFRKKYPTRNKNFEMYKIEAVAEGGPQIEMSEWLRKNVKEEEYVVMKAEAEVVEEMMWSKAIRLVDELFLECKPQQGSAKRKNRRAYWECLALYGKLRDEGVAVHQWWG; translated from the coding sequence ATGAGGAAGCTTTTTTCTCACCGCGTGATGCTTTTGGCGTTGTTTCTAACTCCCTTTACCTTGATATCTTCGACCTCAGCGCAAGAACAAGAAACCAAACCCGACCCTGTTACCATGAACATGGGAAGAACGCAGAGAAAACTATTAGGGTACGTGCCGGAGGCGAAAAAAGCTGCGTTGCAAAACCTAGAGGACGTGCTTCTGGAACCCCCACGTGCGGCTTCGGGGAAATCGAGGGTGTACTTGAAGCGTACCAAGTATTTGCCTGATCTGATGGGTGATTCGCTGGAGGGTTACCCTCGGCGCGTTTTCATCGATGTGGGGCAAAAGGATGCGGAGAGTGGCTCCGACTGGTTTAGGAAGAAGTACCCTACGAGGAACAAGAACTTTGAGATGTATAAGATAGAGGCTGTGGCTGAGGGTGGCCCACAGATAGAGATGTCGGAGTGGTTGAGGAAGAACGTGAAGGAGGAAGAGTATGTGGTGATGAAAGCTGAGGCTGAGGTGGTGGAGGAGATGATGTGGAGTAAGGCCATAAGGTTGGTGGATGAGCTTTTCTTGGAGTGCAAGCCACAGCAAGGGAGTGCCAAGAGGAAGAACAGAAGGGCCTATTGGGAGTGTTTGGCTCTGTATGGGAAATTGAGAGATGAAGGTGTGGCTGTGCATCAATGGTGGGGTTGA